The DNA window TTCAATAAATGACAGTCAACTCCACACATACAGGCTGCTTCAACACCATCCGGGGTTGTTTTGCTACCGACTACCTGTATACCGCTCCCCCGCAAAGCTTGTGCCAATGGCATTCCCAACCATCCCAGGCCAATAATTGAAACCTTTTTCACCATGATTCTCCCCAGCACATATGATTTTGATTATTGAAGCAAATTACGCCTGTAAAGGATATCAACCGCTCACTTTCCTAAAGAGGATAAAACATTATTTTCATATAAAACAAAACGTTAATAGCGAAAAATAACTTTTTTAAAAAAAGGGTTGCTTTTCATACACCGGATCAGATAGGTTAAATGGCACGCAATCAATTTCTTATGTCTGCTAGCCTATAGCAAACATATATACAAAGTTAAGCATAAAGTTTTCCTGAAGTCACAAAGTAGACCAGACATAAGTAGCGCTAAAACATGCCATTGCCTGCAAAGCCGTGACTTGGAAGATGACAAATATACGCTCAAATTATTAATCACGTATTCGACAGAGAGCACACATATTATGAATCGTATTCAATTTAACCATCACCACCACCATCATCCTGATTAGTCTTTCAGGCTGTTGTGTGCTGGAAGACGTTTAATAACTCTTCCGGTGGTGTGAATACGATAAAAAACCCTCGGAAGATTTTCCGGGGGTTTTTTATGCCCAACAGATTCCGAGTTACCTAAATTTCAAGTTTTCAAATTATATCGTGGTAAAACGTAGCAACAACCAAGCATCGCCAGTGCTAAGAGCCATGAACACAAGCGTCATAAGCCCCAAGAAACAACTTGAAACGACAGAGAATATT is part of the Xenorhabdus cabanillasii genome and encodes:
- the hisL gene encoding his operon leader peptide, producing MNRIQFNHHHHHHPD